The stretch of DNA GTTGGTAAACTGAAAAAAGCAACCACGCCTGAAGAAGTACAACAACTTTTCGGTGATGCCCAAGCTGCTAAAGAATTAAAAGAAGCTAAAGATGCCGCGGCGAAAGCTAGAAAGTCAGCCGATGCTTCCAGTGCCTCCGCTGACGAACAACGCCCTTATATCGTTGGGGTCACTGCCTGTCCTAATGGGATTGCGCACACCTACATGGCCGAAGCTGCATTGATCAAACAAGCCGAAGCGATGAATGTTGATATTAAAATTGAAACAAACGGTTCCGAAGGGGTCAAACATTTATTGACGGCCGACGAAATTTCCCGTGCCAAAGGGGTCGTCATTGCTGCGGATAAAAAAGTTAAAATGGCCCGGTTTGACGGTAAGCCATTGGTTAACCGCCCCGTCACGGATGGGATTAATAAGTCCGAGGAATTAATCAATGAAGTCCTCGATGGCAAAGCCCCAGTCTACCACGACGCTAACGGTGGCGAAGCAGACACTGATGACGCTGGCAACGCTAACGGCGGCGTTTGGAGTGAAATCTATAAAGACCTAATGAACGGGATTTCACACATGCTACCATTCGTGGTTGGTGGTGGGATCTTAATGGCCCTCTCCTTCGTTATCGAACAATTCGTTGGCGATAAGAGTTTAGCCTTTACCTTCTTCAATCAAGCCGGGAATATGGCCTTCGCCTTCATGGTACCCGTCTTAGCCGGTTATATCGCCGAATCAATTGGTGATCGGCCTGCATTGATGCCTGGGTTCGTTGGTGGTTTCATGGCCACCGTTTATACCGGTGCCTATGGTGGCGTCTATGTCGCCTCTCTTTCTGCAAACGCTAAGAGTCCTGCCGGTTTCTTAGGTGGGATTGCAGCTGGTTTCTTAGCCGGTTACGTTACTGTTTGGATGAAGAAATGGACGAAACACATGCCACAATCGCTTGAAGGAATGAAGCCGATGTTAATTTTCCCAATCTTGGGACTATTAATCGTCGCTGCTCTCATGTTCTTCATCATTAACCCAATTTTCTCAGTCATTAACCAATGGATCACCCACTTCTTGAACTCAATGGGTACGGGTAATGCGGTGATCTTAGGGGTCGTCCTTGGTGGGATGATGTCTATTGATATGGGTGGTCCTTTCAACAAGGCTGCTTACGTCTTCGCCACGGGAGCTTTTACCGCCACACAAGATGGGAACTTAATGGCCGCCGTCATGGCTGGTGGGATGGTGCCACCATTGGCTACTGCCATCGCGACTGCCTTCTGGCCAAAGAAGTTTACCGATGATGAACGTAAAGCTGGGATTTCAAACTGGATCTTAGGGATCTCATTCATCACTGAAGGTGCCATTCCATTTGCTACTGCTGATCCGTTACATGTGATTGGATCTGGTGTCATCGGGGCCGCTATCGCTGGTGGATTAACACAATTATGGAACGTTTCTGTCCCTGCCCCTCATGGTGGTTTATGGGTGGCACTACTGGCAACCAATATCTGGGGTTACATTGGCGCGACGGTCATTGGGGCCGTTATCGCCGGCGTGATCTTAGGCGTTTGGAAACCTGCTAAAACTGAAGCTTAATCTTATAAAAACTGACTGTCAGCCGACAGCCAGTTTTTTTGGACAAATAACTATCCAACCCTGCAATGTTACGGGTATAATGGAATTATTAATTTATTTATTGAAACGAGACGATTTTTTTGAAATTCCATTTACGAGTACTCACGTTAACGGTATTACTTGGTAGTGCCCTGTTGTTAACCGGTTGCCACCGCTCAGGAAATACGGGCCTAGCTCAAGTCAAGGGCCGCAATCTGACTGCCATGGTCATCAGCGACGACCATGTTATTGCCCCTAGTCTTCATGATAACGGCGAAGCCTTCGACACATACGCTGGCAATGACGCCGGTGCGGACTTGAAATACAGTGCAACGATTTTTAAAGCTTTCATTGCCAAAGCCCTCGCCACCAAGCCAGATATCGTAATCATGAGCGGCGATATTACCAATAATGGTGAAAAAGCGAGCCACGAGTATGTGGCTAAACAGCTAAAGCGCCTGACTAAACAAGGTATCCGCGTTTACGTCGTCCCGGGTAATCATGATTTGAATAATCCGATAACTCGGCGCTTTAAGGGTAAGAAACAATACGAAGCGGAAGCCATTGACGCGGCTCAATTTAAGCAGATCTACGCCAAGGCTGGTTATGATGCCGCAGTAGATCACGATAGTCATTCCCTGAGCTACCTCGTCAAACCCAGTAAAAAAACTTGGTTCCTAATGCTGAACTCCGCAATCTACAAGAGTAACTATCAACAAGGCAGTTCGACAGTTGGTGGTGGTTTGCCTGACGGGACGCTGGATTGGGTCGCTAAAGTTGGCCGTGAAGCCAAGAAACAGCATGCCACCCTCATTCCGGTGTTGCATCATAACATCATGAACCACACCATGATCAGTCAAGGTTATACGATTGGTTATGCCGACCAAGTTCGTGAGGTATTCAGCAAGGCCAATGTCAAATTGACCCTAACCGGCCATATTCATGCCCAAAGTATCAAGCATAAAATGATCAATGGCCAAGAGATCACCGATATTGCCAGTGGTGCCTTGATTATGGGCCAACATTATTATGGTACCCTCAAAATCGATCAACACACCGGCCAAGCGCAATATCACGCGACACCCCTCGACGTCAGCACCTATATTCAGCAACATCAAGGAACTAAGGCAGTCAAAGCCTATCAAAAGTATGACCACGATGTCTTATATGCTTCAGGTTACAACGCCGCTTTAAGTTCTTTGTACGAGGATCAAGACGAAAATCATTATTCGACTAAAAAGATCAAAACGCTCGCGACCGGCATGGGTGAAGCCAATATCGCTATGTTCCGCGGAACGCCGGTCAAAATAACGCCCGCAATCACCGCTTGGGAAAAGATGCCTGATTCAGTGCATTTGAAGCAATTTATCTTAAAAACTAAAAACCTCCACGGCAACTTAAAGTGGTCTGGCGATGTCCGCTAATAAAAAAACAACCGCAATCTTCGATGATTGCAGTTGCTTTTTTATTAGGTCGCACCCTTTTGATAATGTTTTGGCGTCACGCCACCGCCAGCAAGTGAAAACTTGACAGTTTGAGCGACCGTTGAAGAAATCCCTAGTTTTTGGATCTCTTCAACTGGTGCCGCCGCAATCTTCGTCATCGACCCGAACTGACGTAATAATTTATTCCGCGTCTTGGGTCCAACACCCGGAATCTCGTCTAAGCGTGAACTCAATGAATGCTTCGTATGAACTTGTCGATGGAAGGTAATCGCAAACCGATGGACTTCATCTTGAATTCGTTGCAGAAGGTAAAAACCCTGACTCTTTGGATCTAAGTTCAAATGGGCATCCCCCGCAGACGCCAACAAGTCAGCAGTCTTATGATGATCATTTTTGACCATCGCGGCGACCGGCGTATTTAGGCCTAACTCGTTTTCTAAGACGTCTTTGGCCGCATCCAATTGAATGTCCCCGCCATCCATTAAAATCAAATCAGGCAAAGCTGCGTGTTCTTTAAGCAATCGTGTATACCGACGACGAATAACTTCACGTGTTGACGCCGCTTCGTCGGCATGATCAACTGTCCGTAATTTATATTTGCGATAAAGTTTTTTATTGGGCTGACCATCCGTGAAGACGACCATCGCAGAAACTAAATCGGAACCTTGAATATGCGAGTGGTCAAAGGCTTCGATCTTATGACCCGGTGGCAACCCCAAGGCATCCGTAATTTCTTTCATGGCCCCGGTTGTCTTCTGCTCATCCATCTCAAGGAGTCGAAACTTCTCTTCTAAAACGATACGCGCATTTTTCTCAGCTAAATCGAGCAGTTCGCGCTTTTGACCACGTTGTGGCGTCCGTACTGGAATGCCTAAGATGTCACTGAGCACTTCCTTATCCAATCCAGCCGGCACTAACACTTCACGTGGTAAGACGTTATTTTTTCGATTATAAAATTGCAAGATGAAACTAGTCATTTCTTCCGGCGCAGTGGAAACAATCGGGAACAAGCGCTTTTCACGCTTCATTAACCGTGCTTGCCGAATGAAGAAGACTTGGATCGACAACCAGCCTTTATCCAAATAAAAGTTGAACAGATCGCGTGGCGTGTTGTCGTTTGAAATGATCTTCTGCTTTTCAACGGTCATCTCAATATAGGTTAATTGATCCCGTAGCTCAGCCGCCCGTTCAAATTCCAACTCAGCTGCAGCCTTGGTCATCTGTTGAGTTAATTGCTTTTTAACGGTCTCTACATGGCCATTCAAGAACGATTTGATCCGTTTAATCTGTGCTTCGTATTCGGCAACCGGAACCGTTTTAAAACAGGCGCCTAAGCATTGACCCATATGATAGTACAGACATGGCCGCTTTTGAAAGCCGTTACAACGGCGGAGCGGATAAACTTTTTGAATGAAGTTAACCGTTTCTTGGGCCGCATACACGTTCGGATAAGGGCCAAAATAATAGCCACCATCTTTACGAACATCACTGACGATTAAGATCTGTGGATCACGTTCGTTGGTAATCTTAATATACGGATAACCCGTCCCTTTTTTCAGTTTAATATTGAAATAAGGTTGATGCTTTTGAATCAGCGTGATTTCCAACAAAAAGGCTTCTTTGTCGGTCGAAGTCACGATGAATTCGAAATCAGCAATTTCTGAGACCAAGCGGGCCGTTTTCCCAGTGTGGCTACTCTTAAAGTATGACCGCACACGATTTTTTAAGTTCTTCGCTTTCCCAACATAAATGATCTGGCTATTTAAATTTTTCATTAAATAACAGCCAGGTAATCCCGGTAATAGCGAAAGTTTATGTTCAATATGAGCCGAAGCCATCTAACGCCCTCCTTACTTTAATTCAGCGTTATTAGTATACCGCCGGGACGCCGCCGGGACAAGCAATCCGCCCAGCCGTTACTATATCCAGCCATTTTTCTTAGGCGTTGCTGCCGCACTCACCCAAAACTCACCATAACTGACCTCATTTCAAAAAAACGCGTTGCCGAAAAAAACACGGTAAACCCGTTTCGGATTTTACCGTGTTAGTAATTACATTAATATTTTGGATAAGAAATCCTTAGCGCGATCAGTTTCTGGATGGGCAAAGAAATTCTCTGGTGTATTGTTTTCTTGAATATAGCCATCCGCCATGAACCAGATTCGGTCCCCAACTGACTTAGCAAAGCCCATTTCATGGGTAACCACGACCATCGTCATGCCTTCTTTGGCTAACTCTTGCATGACATTCAAGACTTCGCCAACCATTTCAGGATCTAAGGCCGAGGTCGGTTCATCGAATAACATCACCTTAGGGTCCATAGCCAAGGCCCGCGCAATGGCGACCCGTTGCGCTTGCCCACCAGATAAACTGGTTGGAAAAGCATCCGCATGGTCATCTAAGCCGACTCGTTGTAACAACTCATGAGCACGCTTCGTCGCCGTGGCAT from Lactiplantibacillus brownii encodes:
- a CDS encoding metallophosphoesterase family protein, with amino-acid sequence MKFHLRVLTLTVLLGSALLLTGCHRSGNTGLAQVKGRNLTAMVISDDHVIAPSLHDNGEAFDTYAGNDAGADLKYSATIFKAFIAKALATKPDIVIMSGDITNNGEKASHEYVAKQLKRLTKQGIRVYVVPGNHDLNNPITRRFKGKKQYEAEAIDAAQFKQIYAKAGYDAAVDHDSHSLSYLVKPSKKTWFLMLNSAIYKSNYQQGSSTVGGGLPDGTLDWVAKVGREAKKQHATLIPVLHHNIMNHTMISQGYTIGYADQVREVFSKANVKLTLTGHIHAQSIKHKMINGQEITDIASGALIMGQHYYGTLKIDQHTGQAQYHATPLDVSTYIQQHQGTKAVKAYQKYDHDVLYASGYNAALSSLYEDQDENHYSTKKIKTLATGMGEANIAMFRGTPVKITPAITAWEKMPDSVHLKQFILKTKNLHGNLKWSGDVR
- the uvrC gene encoding excinuclease ABC subunit UvrC — its product is MASAHIEHKLSLLPGLPGCYLMKNLNSQIIYVGKAKNLKNRVRSYFKSSHTGKTARLVSEIADFEFIVTSTDKEAFLLEITLIQKHQPYFNIKLKKGTGYPYIKITNERDPQILIVSDVRKDGGYYFGPYPNVYAAQETVNFIQKVYPLRRCNGFQKRPCLYYHMGQCLGACFKTVPVAEYEAQIKRIKSFLNGHVETVKKQLTQQMTKAAAELEFERAAELRDQLTYIEMTVEKQKIISNDNTPRDLFNFYLDKGWLSIQVFFIRQARLMKREKRLFPIVSTAPEEMTSFILQFYNRKNNVLPREVLVPAGLDKEVLSDILGIPVRTPQRGQKRELLDLAEKNARIVLEEKFRLLEMDEQKTTGAMKEITDALGLPPGHKIEAFDHSHIQGSDLVSAMVVFTDGQPNKKLYRKYKLRTVDHADEAASTREVIRRRYTRLLKEHAALPDLILMDGGDIQLDAAKDVLENELGLNTPVAAMVKNDHHKTADLLASAGDAHLNLDPKSQGFYLLQRIQDEVHRFAITFHRQVHTKHSLSSRLDEIPGVGPKTRNKLLRQFGSMTKIAAAPVEEIQKLGISSTVAQTVKFSLAGGGVTPKHYQKGAT
- a CDS encoding PTS fructose transporter subunit IIABC, whose product is MDIRELLLKDVMIMNMHATTKDEAIDELVHKYAEQGVINDEALYKQDIIKREAESTTGIGDGIAMPHAKDKAVQRATVLFAKSEAGVDFNALDGQPVHLFFMIAAPEGANNTHLAALAALSSLLIDPKLVGKLKKATTPEEVQQLFGDAQAAKELKEAKDAAAKARKSADASSASADEQRPYIVGVTACPNGIAHTYMAEAALIKQAEAMNVDIKIETNGSEGVKHLLTADEISRAKGVVIAADKKVKMARFDGKPLVNRPVTDGINKSEELINEVLDGKAPVYHDANGGEADTDDAGNANGGVWSEIYKDLMNGISHMLPFVVGGGILMALSFVIEQFVGDKSLAFTFFNQAGNMAFAFMVPVLAGYIAESIGDRPALMPGFVGGFMATVYTGAYGGVYVASLSANAKSPAGFLGGIAAGFLAGYVTVWMKKWTKHMPQSLEGMKPMLIFPILGLLIVAALMFFIINPIFSVINQWITHFLNSMGTGNAVILGVVLGGMMSIDMGGPFNKAAYVFATGAFTATQDGNLMAAVMAGGMVPPLATAIATAFWPKKFTDDERKAGISNWILGISFITEGAIPFATADPLHVIGSGVIGAAIAGGLTQLWNVSVPAPHGGLWVALLATNIWGYIGATVIGAVIAGVILGVWKPAKTEA
- a CDS encoding amino acid ABC transporter ATP-binding protein yields the protein MTKPVIEVEALAKSFGDNEVLKDITEKVEPGQVIVVVGPSGGGKSTFLRCLNLLETPTSGKVAFEGQDLTTLDTKSVNSLREKMGMVFQGFNLFPNMTVLENIKLAPMKVKGTDDATATKRAHELLQRVGLDDHADAFPTSLSGGQAQRVAIARALAMDPKVMLFDEPTSALDPEMVGEVLNVMQELAKEGMTMVVVTHEMGFAKSVGDRIWFMADGYIQENNTPENFFAHPETDRAKDFLSKILM